A single window of Undibacterium sp. 5I1 DNA harbors:
- a CDS encoding OmpA family protein encodes MHKFNKIALAVSLLCGVVSSSMAQRAPENYDYNPSWYVAPSLGVLDADTHYGVTGHGEAAAIRFGKAFSQDWDLQFGTSYGRQRTNGTRYQQNTLGADALYMFSRKSFRPFVLIGGGVEYDKVNINAQALQRDANSAYLNAGVGFQYGFSDQWAMQADLRRVHGFVHGNDFNFSNSNNNYLNVGLVYTFDKPVQRVARVEPAPVAAPLVITETMPQPPAPPAPPPVRFEKVTLSATELFGFDSAKLGMPQQKLDEIANVLNNNTQINDVVISGYTDRIGTTKYNMKLSQRRAEVVKAYLIDKGVAATRLTAQGKGETNPVVQCTEKNKAALITCLEPNRRVEVEQITVERRVQ; translated from the coding sequence ATGCATAAATTTAATAAAATCGCGCTCGCTGTTAGCTTATTGTGCGGAGTAGTATCCAGCAGCATGGCACAACGCGCGCCAGAAAATTATGACTACAATCCATCTTGGTATGTCGCACCTAGTTTGGGCGTATTGGATGCAGATACGCACTATGGCGTGACGGGACATGGCGAAGCCGCTGCAATTCGTTTCGGTAAAGCGTTCTCCCAGGATTGGGATTTGCAATTCGGTACCAGCTATGGTCGTCAGCGCACAAACGGAACACGCTACCAGCAAAATACATTAGGCGCAGATGCTTTATATATGTTTTCTCGTAAGAGCTTTCGCCCGTTTGTGTTAATCGGCGGCGGCGTTGAGTATGACAAAGTAAATATCAATGCGCAGGCACTTCAAAGAGATGCAAATTCTGCTTATTTAAATGCTGGCGTTGGTTTTCAGTATGGATTCTCAGACCAGTGGGCAATGCAAGCTGACTTGCGCCGGGTACATGGTTTTGTACATGGTAACGACTTTAACTTTAGTAACTCAAACAATAATTATTTGAACGTTGGTCTGGTCTATACCTTCGACAAACCTGTGCAACGTGTTGCTCGTGTAGAACCCGCGCCAGTGGCCGCACCATTGGTCATTACAGAGACAATGCCCCAACCACCAGCGCCACCAGCTCCACCACCAGTTCGCTTTGAAAAAGTCACATTGTCAGCGACGGAGTTATTTGGTTTTGACAGCGCTAAACTAGGTATGCCACAACAAAAATTAGATGAAATCGCTAACGTACTGAATAACAATACGCAAATCAATGATGTAGTCATCAGTGGATACACTGATCGTATTGGTACGACTAAATACAACATGAAATTGTCACAGCGTCGTGCCGAGGTCGTCAAAGCGTATTTGATCGATAAGGGTGTTGCTGCTACACGTTTAACGGCGCAAGGTAAAGGCGAAACAAATCCAGTCGTACAGTGTACTGAAAAGAATAAGGCCGCTTTAATTACTTGCCTGGAACCAAATCGCCGGGTAGAAGTAGAACAAATTACTGTTGAGCGTCGCGTTCAATAA
- a CDS encoding GH36-type glycosyl hydrolase domain-containing protein, whose protein sequence is MLKKITALRFNSDDESALPPLKSELFSAAQMEHHGGVLAKSHKVHHDKKPDQLLSRLADNEEALISACAALTSALKDNRQITPAAEWLLDNFYLIEEQIRTAKQHLPKGYSKELPRLIKGTYSNRPRVYDIALETISHGDGRVDPEGLSRFVAAYQQVTVLKLGELWAIPIMLRLALIENLRRVATRIASSRVDRNLADSWADQMIEAAEKDPSKLILLVADMARSEPTLDSAFVAEVARRLQGQSPALTLPLTWISQRLAESGTTIEHLVQVESQRQAADQVSISNSICSLRFLGTMDWREFVETMSHVEYVLSLDHADIYNKMDFSTRDSYRHVIEDLAKHSVLTEVEVAQQALLLSELAAKLSGDEASLDIRTAHIGYYLIGNGLPALEKRINVRYGVFRNLAQKSKKIPLRLYLGSIALLTTIFTSVLLTHSYGDGVRDYMLALLGVIVVIASSQLAIALINWLVTVLATPQALPRMDFSKCIPSSARTLVVVPTMLFHVQNIESLCEALEVRYLANRDDNLRFCLLTDLPDAQTETTPADDALVEQAVALITELNERYTKNTGSNKTSPFLLLHRARRWNPQEQMWMGYERKRGKLSNLNAFLRNGSCDILTGEGCEQRNTLFERIVGDVFALSSVKYVITLDSDTQLPRDSARQFIATMAHPLNHAHYDEVKQRVVEGYGILQPRVVASLPSANASIYEKLCGGEAGIDPYTRSVSDVYQDLFQEGSFIGKGIYDVDAFEQALHQQLPENRILSHDLLEGCYARAGLISDLQLHEEYPSRYSADVSRRHRWIRGDWQLISWLMPKVPVVLSSPDGLGAASTSKKSSAAQSESIADQNTKFEAGSSTAPIKTSNSIRKPNPLSTLSRWKILDNLRRSLTSSVLLMLLVLGWIKLPSPWLWSISVLAVLFLPSLAASVLELLRKPREVLIRQHLVASFRSMEQHTTNALLNLAFLPYEAFYSLDAIFRTVWRKWISHRRLLEWNPSSESNQKAGTTLFASLRTMWSAPVFAILVLVSIVSLRPGSLSLALPFLLLWMISPVIAWRISLPIPERRSVLEANQLVFLHRLSRKTWSFFETYVGPEDNWLPPDNLQEHPVAVVAHRTSPTNIGLALLANFSAYDFAYIDMGQLLIRTENTMRSMGQLERYQGHFYNWYDTLSLKPLNPVYVSTVDSGNLAGHLLTMRAGLLLLPDQSILLPTIFTGLGHTFSVLLDLTKQNITDAIFSTNTIAAVVSDGMLEFKKQLAMTSATPPVTLSEANELLTIFSTKASDLTTAIASDASINNDKKAEMLWWVNALIKQSHEAQQDLLFLAPWLALSNVGSLIQDLPELNSLLSLSDLARLDAKMRAQIQTLVGSVGDSPSALVSDLQTRWKNLMDFVAEGSRRANERMGTITRLALQATEFARMEYEFLYDAATHLLAIGYNVTERRRDTGSYDLLASEARLCSFVAIAQGQLPQETWFALGRQLTIAGGEPILLSWSGSMFEYLMPLLVMPNYQNTLLDQTYKSVVERQIEYGAQRVVPWGISESGYHAFDASLNYQYRAFGVPGLGLKRGLGDDLVVAPYASAMALMVAPNQACTNLQRLVDEGAEGRFGMFEAIDYTPSRLPRGQTQALIRSYMAHHQGMSLLSLAYVLLDRPMQKRFESDPLFQATLLLLKERIPKPSSHYSNTTELADIRSTASEQQMPMRIINRVDTRLPEIQLLSNGRYNVMVTNTGGSYSRWRDLAITRWREDTTCDNWGMFCYVRDLSDSSYWSTSYHPTLKSPKTYEVIFSEGRAEIRRHDNGFDMHTEIVVSPEDDIELRRTRITNRTRFTKTIDLTSYAEVVLAPAAADTMHPAFSNLFVQTEILSQHQAILCVRRPRSENDFTPTMFHQMVVHGATSDAVSYESDRMAFIGRGNTVAAPVAMTTKTLSGSRGSVLDPIVAIRHQITLAPEQTAIIDIVTGVAETRDAVLGMIEKYQDMHLADRVFELAWTHSQVVLRQLNASEADAQLYERLASSIIYPNALLRADASILVKNRRGQSGLWSYAISGDLPIVLVHISDAENIELVRQMVQAHAYWRMKGLAVDLVIWNEDRAGYRQILQEQIMGLVASGIEAHAMERPGGIFVRLADQIPNDDRILLQSVARAILSDSRGTLAEQINRRGQVEVRPPQLITTRQLSAPLPASFAANSAISTSSSSSSNQMFVSDRLNDTTDLILPNGLGGFSKDGREYIIRTNESNLTPAPWVNVLANPHFGTVISESGQSYTWGENAHEFRLTPWSNDPVSDNGGEAFYLRDEDSGHFWSPSSLPCRGQGDYVTRHGFGYSVFEHTEAGITSELSVFVAPDDAVKFSVLKIRNDTGETRRLSATGYVEWVLGDVRQKSVMHIVTEADPATGAIFARNFYNSEFCDRTSFFYVDAMKLTMSGDRTEFIGRNGSLQNPAAMSRSRLSGKLGAGLDPCAAIQVPFELGDGEQHEIIFILGVAGQRSADVSNLIQRFRSKLAAQETLTKVKNYWQDTLGAVQVETPDIALNMLTNGWLMYQTIACRLWARSGFYQSGGAFGYRDQLQDVMAIMHTRPELAREHILVCAAHQFIEGDVQHWWHPPMNRGVRTHCSDDYLWLPLATCRYLTTTHDHRILDESVTFIEGRQLNADEDSYYDLPGQSNQSSSLYDHCVRSILHGLRFGVHGLPLIGSCDWNDGMDKVGAGGKGESVWLGFFLYEVLMQFSVIAQQRGDQSFSYRCQLEAKKIQTNIEQHAWDGAWYRRAYFDDGTSLGSASNAECKIDSISQSWSILSEAGDPVHANTAMQAVNQYLVRRDHALVQLLDPPFDKSDQNPGYIRGYVPGVRENGGQYTHAAIWTAMAFAKLGDSEKAWELMTMINPINHSLTPAAVATYKVEPYVIAADVYAVSPHIGRGGWTWYTGSSGWMYRFIIESLLGLTLDGEKLYCVPCMPVDWITFKLRYRYKQTSYQITVTQKFAGEVSKGISVDGVTQDSPFIPLINDQQEHTVEIMLVNLKPLVLADGSIKA, encoded by the coding sequence CTTTTATCTCGTCTGGCTGATAATGAAGAAGCACTGATCAGTGCTTGTGCCGCACTGACTTCCGCATTAAAAGATAATCGTCAAATTACGCCTGCGGCTGAATGGTTACTGGATAATTTTTATTTGATTGAAGAGCAGATTCGTACGGCAAAGCAGCATCTCCCCAAAGGGTATAGCAAAGAGTTACCGCGCTTGATTAAAGGTACGTATAGCAATCGCCCAAGGGTATATGACATTGCGCTAGAGACTATTTCACATGGTGACGGCAGGGTTGATCCTGAAGGCTTAAGTCGATTTGTCGCCGCTTATCAACAAGTGACCGTGCTCAAATTAGGTGAGCTATGGGCTATTCCTATCATGCTGCGCTTAGCGTTGATTGAAAATTTACGTCGTGTAGCGACTCGTATTGCATCTAGTCGCGTCGATAGAAATTTAGCCGATAGCTGGGCCGATCAGATGATCGAGGCGGCAGAAAAAGATCCGAGTAAATTAATTTTATTAGTCGCCGATATGGCGCGTTCGGAGCCAACCTTAGACAGCGCTTTTGTGGCCGAAGTAGCGCGCCGTTTGCAAGGTCAAAGCCCTGCGTTAACGCTGCCTTTGACTTGGATATCGCAACGCTTAGCGGAATCCGGTACCACGATAGAGCATCTGGTCCAGGTAGAAAGCCAACGGCAGGCGGCGGATCAAGTATCGATCAGTAATAGCATTTGCAGTTTGCGTTTTTTAGGGACGATGGACTGGCGTGAGTTTGTAGAAACTATGAGTCATGTTGAGTATGTGCTCAGTCTTGACCATGCAGACATCTACAATAAGATGGATTTTTCTACCCGCGATTCTTACCGGCACGTGATAGAAGATCTTGCAAAACACTCTGTATTGACAGAGGTTGAAGTCGCACAGCAAGCTTTGTTGTTATCTGAGTTGGCCGCCAAACTTAGTGGTGATGAGGCTAGTCTTGATATCCGCACTGCGCATATCGGTTATTACTTGATTGGGAATGGCTTACCCGCGCTAGAAAAGCGCATTAATGTCCGGTATGGTGTATTCAGGAATCTGGCCCAAAAGAGTAAAAAAATTCCCCTACGCCTTTATCTAGGCTCCATCGCTTTACTCACTACCATTTTCACCTCTGTTCTACTGACTCATTCTTACGGCGATGGTGTTCGTGACTATATGCTTGCATTGCTGGGGGTGATTGTGGTTATTGCCAGCAGTCAATTGGCGATTGCTTTAATCAATTGGCTGGTCACCGTATTAGCAACGCCACAGGCTTTGCCGCGGATGGACTTTTCTAAGTGCATTCCATCGTCGGCGCGTACTCTAGTAGTTGTACCGACGATGTTGTTTCATGTTCAGAATATTGAGAGTTTATGCGAGGCTTTAGAGGTGCGTTACCTCGCTAACCGGGATGATAATCTGAGGTTTTGTTTATTGACGGATTTGCCAGATGCACAGACTGAAACAACGCCGGCCGATGATGCTTTGGTGGAGCAAGCCGTAGCATTAATTACTGAGTTGAACGAGCGCTACACTAAAAATACGGGCTCGAATAAAACAAGTCCATTTTTATTATTACATAGAGCACGTCGCTGGAATCCTCAAGAACAAATGTGGATGGGATATGAGCGAAAACGCGGCAAGTTATCTAACTTAAATGCGTTTTTACGCAATGGTTCTTGCGACATATTAACTGGCGAAGGATGTGAGCAACGCAATACATTGTTTGAGAGAATTGTCGGTGATGTATTCGCTCTGAGCAGCGTTAAGTACGTCATTACCTTAGATTCAGATACGCAATTACCACGGGACTCAGCGCGCCAGTTTATTGCAACGATGGCGCATCCGCTGAACCATGCACATTACGACGAAGTCAAACAGCGTGTGGTGGAGGGCTATGGCATATTGCAACCGCGTGTAGTAGCTAGTCTGCCTAGCGCCAACGCCTCAATTTATGAAAAATTATGTGGTGGAGAGGCCGGGATAGATCCTTATACGCGCTCGGTGTCCGACGTCTATCAGGATTTGTTCCAGGAGGGGTCGTTCATCGGTAAGGGTATTTATGATGTGGATGCGTTTGAGCAGGCATTGCACCAGCAATTGCCAGAAAATCGCATACTCAGTCATGATCTGCTAGAGGGCTGTTATGCCCGTGCAGGCTTAATCAGTGATCTTCAATTGCATGAGGAATATCCTTCACGTTATAGCGCAGATGTCAGTCGTCGTCACAGATGGATTCGTGGCGACTGGCAACTGATATCCTGGCTCATGCCTAAAGTACCTGTTGTATTAAGTAGTCCTGATGGTTTGGGTGCTGCATCAACTTCTAAAAAATCGTCCGCTGCTCAAAGTGAATCTATCGCTGATCAAAATACGAAGTTTGAAGCTGGCTCCTCAACTGCGCCAATCAAAACAAGTAATAGCATCCGCAAACCAAATCCGCTGTCTACCTTGTCACGTTGGAAAATTTTAGATAATTTACGACGTAGTTTGACGTCGTCTGTCTTGCTAATGCTATTGGTGCTGGGTTGGATTAAATTACCATCGCCGTGGCTATGGAGTATTTCTGTTCTTGCCGTTTTATTTTTGCCGTCGTTGGCTGCATCCGTACTGGAGTTACTACGAAAGCCGCGTGAAGTACTAATCCGTCAGCATCTGGTTGCCAGCTTCCGGTCTATGGAGCAACACACGACGAATGCGCTACTAAATCTCGCCTTCCTTCCTTACGAAGCTTTTTATAGTTTGGATGCGATATTCAGAACGGTATGGCGAAAATGGATTTCACATCGCCGTTTGCTGGAGTGGAATCCCTCTAGCGAATCAAATCAAAAAGCCGGTACAACGCTGTTTGCATCACTACGCACTATGTGGAGCGCACCCGTATTTGCCATTCTGGTTTTAGTGTCCATTGTTAGCTTACGTCCAGGTTCTTTATCCTTAGCATTGCCATTTTTATTGTTGTGGATGATTTCACCTGTAATTGCCTGGCGTATAAGTTTGCCTATTCCTGAGCGGCGCTCTGTTTTAGAGGCGAATCAGCTGGTATTTTTACATCGTCTGTCACGTAAAACCTGGTCGTTTTTTGAAACCTATGTAGGTCCAGAGGACAACTGGTTACCACCCGATAATCTGCAAGAACACCCGGTTGCCGTGGTCGCTCACCGGACCTCGCCCACCAATATTGGATTGGCGCTACTGGCAAATTTTTCTGCCTATGATTTTGCGTATATCGATATGGGGCAACTGCTGATCCGTACTGAAAATACGATGCGCAGTATGGGGCAGTTAGAACGTTATCAAGGCCACTTCTATAACTGGTATGACACACTAAGTCTAAAGCCTTTAAATCCTGTCTATGTATCAACCGTCGATAGCGGCAACCTGGCGGGACACCTGTTGACAATGCGTGCTGGGTTATTATTGCTGCCAGATCAAAGTATTTTGTTACCAACCATATTTACCGGATTGGGTCATACATTTAGTGTGTTACTTGACCTGACAAAGCAAAATATAACAGATGCTATTTTTAGCACCAATACTATTGCAGCCGTTGTTAGCGATGGCATGCTTGAGTTTAAAAAACAACTAGCTATGACATCAGCGACGCCACCAGTCACTTTATCTGAAGCTAATGAGCTGCTAACCATATTTTCTACTAAGGCCAGCGATTTAACTACCGCGATCGCATCTGACGCCAGCATCAATAATGATAAAAAGGCCGAGATGCTCTGGTGGGTAAATGCGTTAATAAAGCAATCTCATGAGGCGCAGCAGGATTTATTATTTTTAGCACCTTGGCTCGCGTTGTCCAATGTAGGAAGTTTGATTCAAGATTTGCCCGAATTAAATAGCCTTTTAAGTCTGAGTGATTTGGCAAGACTAGACGCAAAAATGCGGGCACAAATACAGACATTGGTCGGCAGCGTAGGGGACTCTCCATCAGCGTTAGTGTCGGATCTGCAAACGCGTTGGAAAAATCTGATGGACTTCGTAGCAGAAGGTAGCCGGCGTGCAAATGAGCGCATGGGCACAATTACACGCTTGGCTTTGCAGGCGACAGAGTTTGCGCGTATGGAGTATGAATTTTTATATGACGCAGCTACCCATCTGTTAGCGATTGGTTATAACGTTACGGAGCGTCGGCGCGATACTGGGTCTTATGATCTGTTAGCATCAGAAGCAAGATTGTGCAGTTTTGTCGCTATCGCACAAGGCCAGTTACCGCAAGAAACCTGGTTTGCGTTGGGACGCCAGTTAACGATTGCCGGTGGCGAACCGATTCTCTTGTCGTGGAGCGGATCGATGTTTGAGTATTTGATGCCGCTGTTGGTGATGCCAAATTATCAGAATACTTTACTCGATCAAACGTATAAATCAGTCGTTGAGCGACAAATTGAATATGGTGCGCAGCGCGTTGTCCCTTGGGGGATTTCTGAATCGGGCTATCACGCTTTTGATGCCAGTCTTAATTATCAATATCGTGCGTTTGGTGTACCTGGTCTGGGATTGAAGCGGGGTCTGGGAGATGACCTTGTGGTTGCGCCTTATGCTTCTGCAATGGCGCTGATGGTCGCGCCAAATCAGGCCTGCACTAATCTACAGCGATTAGTGGACGAGGGCGCTGAAGGACGTTTCGGTATGTTTGAGGCGATCGATTACACGCCGTCCCGTCTGCCACGCGGACAAACGCAGGCACTGATACGGTCGTATATGGCACATCATCAAGGCATGAGTTTGCTATCGCTTGCATATGTGTTGCTGGATAGGCCGATGCAAAAACGTTTTGAATCTGATCCTCTGTTTCAGGCAACGCTGTTATTGCTAAAAGAGCGGATTCCAAAACCGAGTAGTCACTATTCAAACACCACAGAACTGGCGGATATCCGCTCTACTGCCAGCGAGCAGCAGATGCCTATGCGCATCATCAACCGAGTCGATACACGTTTGCCTGAAATTCAATTATTGTCCAACGGCAGATATAACGTCATGGTGACCAATACTGGCGGCAGCTATAGTCGCTGGCGCGATTTGGCGATTACACGCTGGCGTGAAGATACTACCTGCGATAACTGGGGTATGTTCTGCTATGTGCGCGATCTGTCTGACTCTAGTTATTGGTCCACTTCATATCACCCGACTTTAAAATCACCTAAAACCTATGAAGTGATTTTTTCAGAAGGTCGGGCAGAAATTCGGCGTCACGATAATGGCTTTGATATGCATACCGAAATCGTCGTGTCGCCGGAGGATGATATCGAATTGCGTCGCACCCGTATTACCAACCGGACCCGGTTCACAAAAACAATTGACCTGACCAGTTATGCAGAAGTGGTGTTGGCACCTGCTGCCGCAGATACGATGCACCCTGCTTTTAGTAATCTGTTTGTGCAAACAGAAATCCTGTCACAACATCAGGCTATTTTATGTGTCCGTCGTCCGCGCTCTGAGAATGACTTTACCCCGACCATGTTCCATCAGATGGTGGTGCATGGCGCGACTAGTGACGCGGTCTCTTACGAGTCAGATCGCATGGCATTTATCGGGCGCGGCAATACCGTAGCAGCGCCTGTTGCAATGACGACAAAAACGTTATCTGGCAGCCGGGGATCAGTCCTTGATCCTATTGTCGCGATCCGTCATCAGATCACCTTAGCGCCAGAACAAACTGCGATTATTGATATTGTGACCGGCGTTGCAGAGACGCGTGATGCGGTGCTCGGTATGATTGAAAAATATCAAGATATGCATTTGGCTGACCGTGTATTTGAATTAGCCTGGACCCATAGCCAAGTGGTATTGCGCCAGCTTAACGCCAGCGAAGCTGATGCTCAATTGTATGAGCGTTTGGCTAGTTCAATTATTTATCCGAATGCTTTGTTGCGTGCCGACGCCAGTATTTTGGTAAAAAACCGCCGTGGTCAATCTGGTCTTTGGAGTTATGCAATCTCCGGCGATTTACCTATTGTTTTAGTGCATATTAGTGATGCAGAAAATATTGAATTAGTACGTCAGATGGTGCAGGCCCATGCCTATTGGCGTATGAAGGGTTTAGCCGTCGATTTGGTAATTTGGAATGAAGACCGTGCTGGTTATCGTCAAATATTACAAGAGCAAATCATGGGCTTAGTTGCGTCAGGTATTGAGGCACATGCGATGGAGCGTCCGGGCGGTATTTTTGTACGTCTTGCTGATCAAATACCTAATGATGACAGGATCTTATTGCAATCTGTTGCACGCGCTATTTTGTCTGATAGTCGTGGCACCTTGGCAGAACAAATCAACCGACGTGGACAAGTGGAAGTCCGTCCGCCACAGCTGATAACGACCAGACAGTTGTCAGCACCTTTGCCCGCATCATTTGCGGCAAATTCCGCAATCTCAACATCCTCATCGTCAAGTTCTAATCAGATGTTTGTTTCAGACCGACTGAATGATACGACTGACTTAATTTTGCCGAATGGTTTAGGTGGATTTAGCAAAGACGGTCGCGAATATATTATCCGTACCAATGAATCCAATCTGACTCCTGCACCGTGGGTGAACGTGTTAGCTAATCCACATTTTGGAACCGTGATTTCAGAGAGTGGTCAGTCTTATACCTGGGGTGAGAACGCCCATGAGTTCAGACTGACCCCTTGGTCTAATGATCCAGTTTCTGACAATGGAGGTGAAGCATTTTATTTGCGCGATGAAGATAGCGGACACTTCTGGTCGCCAAGCTCCTTGCCGTGCCGCGGTCAAGGAGACTATGTTACGCGCCATGGTTTTGGCTATAGCGTGTTTGAACATACCGAGGCAGGTATTACCTCCGAATTATCGGTCTTTGTTGCACCGGATGATGCGGTTAAATTTTCGGTACTTAAAATACGCAATGACACCGGTGAGACAAGACGTTTATCCGCTACCGGTTATGTGGAATGGGTCTTGGGCGATGTGCGTCAAAAATCCGTCATGCATATCGTGACTGAGGCCGATCCTGCCACAGGCGCTATATTTGCTCGGAACTTTTATAACTCTGAATTTTGTGATCGCACGAGTTTCTTTTACGTCGATGCGATGAAATTGACGATGAGTGGCGACCGGACAGAATTTATTGGTCGCAACGGCAGTCTGCAAAATCCTGCTGCAATGAGCCGATCCCGGTTGTCAGGAAAATTAGGTGCCGGGCTTGATCCTTGCGCCGCGATACAGGTGCCATTTGAATTAGGTGATGGTGAGCAGCACGAGATTATTTTTATACTAGGTGTTGCCGGACAACGTAGCGCGGATGTCAGCAATTTAATACAACGCTTCCGCAGTAAATTAGCGGCGCAGGAAACACTCACCAAAGTCAAAAATTATTGGCAAGATACTCTAGGCGCAGTGCAAGTAGAGACACCAGATATTGCCCTCAATATGCTGACCAACGGATGGTTGATGTATCAGACCATCGCTTGTCGCTTGTGGGCGCGGAGCGGTTTCTATCAATCCGGCGGCGCTTTTGGTTACCGCGATCAGTTACAAGATGTAATGGCGATTATGCATACCCGTCCGGAACTGGCTCGTGAACATATCCTGGTTTGCGCCGCGCATCAGTTTATTGAGGGCGACGTACAGCATTGGTGGCATCCGCCCATGAACCGCGGGGTACGCACTCATTGCTCTGATGATTATTTGTGGCTACCGCTAGCGACTTGCCGCTATCTGACAACTACTCATGATCATCGGATATTAGATGAGTCGGTTACTTTTATTGAAGGTCGTCAGTTGAATGCGGATGAAGATTCTTATTACGACTTGCCCGGACAATCTAATCAATCGTCTTCTTTGTATGACCATTGTGTCCGCTCGATCTTGCATGGTCTGCGCTTTGGAGTACATGGATTGCCGCTGATAGGTTCATGTGATTGGAATGATGGCATGGATAAAGTCGGTGCCGGAGGCAAGGGAGAAAGTGTCTGGTTAGGATTTTTCTTATACGAAGTCTTGATGCAATTTTCAGTGATTGCACAGCAACGAGGTGATCAAAGTTTTTCTTACCGATGCCAGCTAGAAGCTAAAAAAATACAAACTAATATTGAGCAGCACGCTTGGGACGGCGCTTGGTATCGCCGTGCTTATTTTGATGATGGCACGTCTTTAGGTTCTGCCAGCAACGCTGAGTGCAAGATTGATTCAATCTCACAAAGCTGGTCTATTTTGTCGGAAGCCGGCGACCCTGTTCATGCCAATACTGCTATGCAGGCAGTCAACCAATATTTGGTTCGTCGTGACCATGCTTTAGTCCAATTGCTCGATCCACCATTTGATAAATCTGATCAAAATCCCGGCTATATCCGGGGGTATGTCCCGGGTGTGCGTGAAAACGGCGGGCAATATACTCATGCCGCAATCTGGACGGCGATGGCATTCGCCAAACTAGGTGACAGCGAAAAAGCTTGGGAACTAATGACCATGATTAATCCAATCAATCACTCGCTCACTCCCGCCGCAGTTGCCACTTATAAAGTAGAACCCTACGTGATCGCAGCTGATGTCTACGCAGTATCACCACATATCGGACGGGGCGGTTGGACATGGTATACCGGATCATCTGGCTGGATGTACCGCTTTATCATCGAGTCATTATTAGGTTTGACACTCGATGGAGAAAAACTATATTGCGTACCTTGTATGCCTGTCGATTGGATTACATTTAAATTACGCTATCGATACAAACAAACCAGCTACCAGATCACCGTGACACAAAAATTTGCTGGCGAAGTTAGTAAAGGAATTTCAGTGGATGGTGTTACGCAAGACTCCCCATTTATACCGTTGATCAATGATCAGCAAGAGCATACTGTCGAGATTATGTTAGTCAACCTGAAACCGCTTGTGCTGGCTGATGGCAGTATTAAAGCTTAA
- a CDS encoding YihY/virulence factor BrkB family protein, translated as MIKVIFLSIKEWINHRAASKGAALAFYTLFSMAPILVLVLAIAGFFYGKQAAQGEIFNQLQSLVGRNSAEAIQTMLAGARNPEDGRMATIIASVLLLIGATSVFAELKESLDEIWQVPKTRQSSIWVVIRTRLLSFGLILVLAFLMLVSLVVSAVLVFLEHYWGALQIDVAVILIPLSSLIGFGVIASLFAVIFKMLPQVRLSWRDVWIGAAGTAGLFTIGKYGIGVYIGNSGIANSFGAAGSMIALLLWVYYSAQIFLLGAEFTRQYALCFGSLRDLNSDKTLTKITKL; from the coding sequence ATGATCAAAGTCATTTTCCTTTCGATAAAAGAATGGATAAACCATAGAGCAGCAAGTAAAGGTGCAGCGTTAGCGTTTTATACCTTATTTTCCATGGCGCCGATTTTGGTATTGGTGCTGGCAATTGCGGGTTTCTTTTATGGCAAACAGGCAGCTCAGGGCGAGATATTTAATCAGTTACAAAGCTTGGTCGGTCGTAATAGTGCCGAGGCGATTCAGACAATGTTAGCTGGTGCGCGCAACCCAGAAGATGGGCGTATGGCAACCATAATTGCCAGCGTGTTGTTATTAATTGGAGCCACTAGCGTTTTTGCAGAATTAAAAGAGAGTCTGGACGAAATTTGGCAAGTACCCAAAACACGTCAATCCAGTATTTGGGTGGTGATACGTACGCGCCTATTATCATTCGGCCTGATATTGGTACTCGCATTTTTGATGCTTGTATCGCTGGTTGTCAGTGCGGTATTGGTATTCCTGGAGCATTATTGGGGTGCATTGCAAATTGATGTTGCGGTGATTTTAATACCACTGTCTTCATTAATCGGGTTTGGTGTTATTGCCTCGCTCTTTGCGGTTATTTTTAAAATGTTGCCACAAGTAAGATTATCCTGGCGAGATGTGTGGATTGGTGCGGCCGGTACCGCTGGATTATTCACCATCGGCAAATATGGTATCGGTGTGTACATCGGGAACAGCGGCATAGCAAATAGTTTTGGTGCAGCCGGATCAATGATTGCATTATTACTGTGGGTTTATTATTCAGCGCAAATATTTTTATTAGGTGCAGAATTTACCCGTCAATACGCTCTGTGTTTTGGTAGCTTGCGTGACCTCAATTCAGATAAGACCTTAACTAAAATCACGAAACTGTAA